A window from Candidatus Paceibacterota bacterium encodes these proteins:
- a CDS encoding SDR family NAD(P)-dependent oxidoreductase encodes MDFKNKIAIVTGAGQGIGYGIATVLAKERCNVVVSDINQENCDKVSKEIENIGVEALAIKCDVSKKEEVDNLIAKTTEKFGKLDILVNNAGIFPFVPFLEMKEEDWDKVLNVNLKSVFLCSQAAAKVMEKGAKIINISSIAAFIGFPSLSHYCASKGGVNSITRALALELSSKKINVNAVAPGSIDTPGASKASSEEVKKQTLAAIPLGRMGTSEDIANTVIFLASEKADYITGQTVIVDGGWTLQ; translated from the coding sequence ATGGATTTTAAAAACAAAATAGCAATTGTTACCGGTGCGGGGCAGGGAATTGGCTATGGAATAGCGACTGTCCTAGCTAAAGAAAGATGTAACGTCGTGGTTAGTGACATTAATCAAGAGAATTGTGATAAAGTTTCCAAGGAAATAGAAAATATAGGAGTTGAGGCTTTAGCAATAAAATGCGATGTTTCAAAAAAAGAAGAAGTTGATAATTTAATTGCAAAGACCACAGAAAAATTTGGTAAGTTAGATATTCTTGTAAATAACGCTGGTATTTTTCCTTTTGTTCCTTTTTTAGAAATGAAAGAAGAAGATTGGGATAAAGTTTTAAATGTTAATTTAAAAAGCGTTTTTTTGTGTTCACAGGCCGCAGCAAAAGTAATGGAGAAAGGCGCAAAGATTATAAATATTTCTTCAATTGCCGCTTTCATTGGTTTTCCATCATTATCTCATTATTGTGCTTCAAAGGGTGGTGTAAACAGCATAACAAGAGCATTGGCTTTAGAGCTATCTTCTAAAAAGATAAACGTAAATGCAGTAGCTCCAGGTTCTATTGATACTCCAGGAGCAAGCAAAGCATCTAGCGAAGAGGTTAAAAAGCAAACGTTGGCTGCGATTCCTTTAGGTAGGATGGGTACGTCAGAAGACATTGCAAATACCGTTATCTTTTTGGCATCAGAAAAAGCCGATTATATAACTGGACAGACAGTTATTGTTGATGGTGGATGGACGCTTCAATAA